A stretch of DNA from Chitinivibrionales bacterium:
TCGCCGACGATTGCGACTTTCTCGCTCTTTGCAGCAATATCGTCGAGAAGCTGCAATCCGGCTTTCATTGATGACGGATTTGCGTTATAGCAATCGAGCACAAAGGTGGCGTTTTTTTTCTTTCTGATTACCCCCCGCAAAGAAACCGGACTAATCTCCTGCAGTGCATCCACAACATCCGTACGGTCGATACCCAGCCGCCTGGCTAAAATGATCGCCGGCAACGCACTGTAGACAAAATGACGGCCCGGCATGGGGAGGGTAAAACGGTGTCCTTCCACCTCAAAGCGGGCCCGGTTTGCCGAAAGCAGTTCATATGACGTTGCCCGGACCGTGCAGCGGGATGAAAATCCGTAGGAGGTCGTTTGGATACCCAGCTCCTGGGCCCGTTTGAAAAGCCGGTGATCATCACCGTTAATCATCAAAAAACCGTTCCTTTTATTCAGGCCGTCCACAATTTCAAACTTGGCGGTGGTTGTATTTTCAAGGCTCTTGAACAAACCGACATGGGCATAACCGATATTGGTAATAAGTGCGATATCCGGTTTGACAATCATCGAAAGGGTATGAATCTCCCGGACATGATTGGCGCCCATTTCGATAACGCCCAGCCATTCTTTTCCTGTAAAACTCAGGATACTGAGAGGAACGCCGATATGGTTATTGAAATTACCGGCCGTTGTACCCACCGGGTATCCTCGCTCGAGCACATGAGCGATAGCATTGCGGGTTGTGGTTTTTCCGTTTGATCCGGTCAGACCGATCATGAGAATCCCCAGTTCCTTCCTGTACGCCTGCGCCATACGCTGGAGCGCTTTGAGAGGATCGGGCACGGCGATAAGTTTTTTCTGGATCCGGGCAGGAAAGCTCTTTTTGTTTTTTGCTGCTACAACAGCAGCGGTTGCGCCGGCGGCAAAGGCGGATTCGACATACCGATGGCCGTCATCGTTCCTGGTTTTCAGAGCAATAAACAGATCACCGGAACCGACTTTCCGTGAATCGGTATGGATACCGCGCACGGGCCGTTTAGCAACGGCTGGCGAAAGGCCGGGTCTGCTTTTTCCCCAGACAGCGAGCTTTCCTATTGTTAACCTTTCAGGCATGAGCACGAGTTTCCTGTCTTCCTTCG
This window harbors:
- the murF gene encoding UDP-N-acetylmuramoyl-tripeptide--D-alanyl-D-alanine ligase: MPERLTIGKLAVWGKSRPGLSPAVAKRPVRGIHTDSRKVGSGDLFIALKTRNDDGHRYVESAFAAGATAAVVAAKNKKSFPARIQKKLIAVPDPLKALQRMAQAYRKELGILMIGLTGSNGKTTTRNAIAHVLERGYPVGTTAGNFNNHIGVPLSILSFTGKEWLGVIEMGANHVREIHTLSMIVKPDIALITNIGYAHVGLFKSLENTTTAKFEIVDGLNKRNGFLMINGDDHRLFKRAQELGIQTTSYGFSSRCTVRATSYELLSANRARFEVEGHRFTLPMPGRHFVYSALPAIILARRLGIDRTDVVDALQEISPVSLRGVIRKKKNATFVLDCYNANPSSMKAGLQLLDDIAAKSEKVAIVGDMLELGSASNRLHKQLGKLVYDSGVKRALAVGEYADSIAEGAVKAGMKAKNIATARSAEEALDRARKIIKPGNAVLVKGSRRVHLETVFENL